A portion of the Litoribacterium kuwaitense genome contains these proteins:
- the abc-f gene encoding ribosomal protection-like ABC-F family protein, whose amino-acid sequence MKTVMHVDRLKKEWHGRLVFKDVSFTLTKGQHVAVFGQNGVGKTTLLKALAGDIGVDEGSIFRAFAPDEWGVVQQHVHVPHTWTVFDVASAAFPKWQAAYKALQQAEQDLREDTNAYDRYEVAYESFLSLGGYDQAQNIRQALLKRGLPEAIHGVSYDKVSGGQKTKTQWAQIMLKDPPLVLMDEPTNHLDHEGMNELAHWMNHFKGTILYVSHDRYFLDETAHALLELTSDGTSLYQGNYTAYKEQKAVEQRTQETQYRKEQQEKKALEESIRRYHEWFSQAHKSAGTNDFLRSKAKKNISRYHAKLSSLQKLNDEGIEKPQETETVSFQLEADTFAAKSPVRMENVSFAYGEKDIFSNVTLRIHTGDRLAILGENGSGKSTLLKILSAQLLPDEGRVAVNPQTRIGFFAQELEELNEEVTLLDHLLELPGMTQTEARTILASFLFRKDDVFKSVQALSMGEKCRLAFIRLYFSGANVLMLDEPTNYLDVPTREIVEDVLQSYQGTIVLISHDRYMVQRLATRIVALHDSGVEVYNGTFSEYKEANERPPRSDREKEEERKRLQFAYEQLIAFDEKMTEVDKEHHVEKIRQLKAKIDQLET is encoded by the coding sequence ATGAAAACAGTCATGCACGTAGATCGTTTAAAAAAAGAATGGCATGGACGTCTGGTTTTTAAGGATGTGTCCTTTACCCTGACAAAAGGACAACATGTGGCGGTCTTCGGACAAAACGGCGTCGGGAAGACAACGTTACTTAAAGCACTTGCCGGCGACATTGGCGTTGACGAAGGTTCCATTTTCAGAGCTTTTGCACCAGATGAGTGGGGCGTCGTCCAGCAGCATGTACACGTACCTCATACTTGGACAGTGTTTGATGTCGCTAGTGCTGCCTTTCCTAAGTGGCAAGCTGCATATAAAGCATTACAGCAAGCTGAACAAGACTTGCGTGAGGATACGAACGCATATGACCGCTATGAAGTAGCCTACGAATCGTTTTTATCGTTAGGAGGCTACGACCAAGCGCAAAACATTCGCCAAGCCTTACTTAAGAGAGGGTTACCAGAGGCTATTCATGGCGTCTCTTACGATAAGGTGAGTGGCGGGCAAAAAACAAAAACGCAATGGGCGCAAATCATGTTGAAAGATCCGCCGCTTGTGTTGATGGATGAACCAACCAATCATTTAGATCATGAAGGAATGAATGAGCTTGCGCATTGGATGAATCATTTTAAGGGGACGATTCTCTACGTCTCCCACGACCGGTATTTTTTAGATGAAACGGCTCATGCTTTACTCGAATTAACCTCTGATGGCACGTCCTTGTATCAAGGAAATTATACAGCTTATAAAGAACAGAAGGCAGTGGAACAGAGGACACAAGAGACACAATATCGAAAAGAGCAGCAAGAAAAGAAAGCGCTAGAGGAAAGCATACGTCGCTATCACGAATGGTTTAGCCAAGCGCACAAATCAGCAGGAACAAATGATTTTTTACGAAGTAAGGCAAAAAAGAACATCTCACGCTATCATGCAAAGCTGTCTTCTTTACAGAAGCTCAACGACGAGGGGATTGAAAAGCCGCAGGAGACGGAAACAGTGTCCTTTCAGCTAGAAGCAGACACATTCGCTGCGAAGTCGCCTGTCCGGATGGAAAATGTCTCTTTTGCATATGGAGAAAAAGACATTTTTTCAAATGTCACCCTGCGCATTCACACCGGTGATCGTCTCGCCATTTTAGGAGAAAACGGGAGCGGTAAATCGACTCTTTTAAAAATCCTTTCTGCCCAGCTTCTCCCTGACGAAGGAAGAGTAGCGGTTAATCCACAGACGCGGATTGGTTTTTTTGCCCAAGAGCTGGAGGAGTTGAACGAGGAAGTGACCTTGCTCGATCATCTGTTAGAGCTGCCTGGAATGACGCAAACAGAAGCGAGAACGATCTTAGCGTCCTTCCTCTTTCGCAAAGATGATGTCTTTAAGTCTGTGCAAGCATTAAGTATGGGTGAGAAATGCCGGCTTGCATTTATCCGTCTATATTTTAGCGGGGCAAATGTGCTGATGCTTGATGAGCCAACAAACTACCTCGATGTACCGACACGAGAAATTGTCGAGGACGTGCTCCAGTCATATCAAGGGACGATCGTACTCATCTCGCACGACCGCTACATGGTCCAACGTTTAGCGACACGAATTGTTGCTTTACATGACTCTGGAGTGGAGGTGTACAATGGTACATTTTCAGAGTATAAAGAAGCAAATGAGCGTCCGCCTCGTTCCGATCGCGAGAAGGAAGAAGAAAGAAAAAGGCTGCAATTCGCTTATGAACAGCTCATTGCGTTTGATGAGAAGATGACAGAGGTTGACAAAGAACATCATGTCGAAAAGATAAGACAGCTCAAAGCAAAAATCGATCAATTAGAAACGTAG
- a CDS encoding transcriptional regulator SplA domain-containing protein — protein MIINISQLSEGDVVYVVYRNPHAQSVATIQEAHITEHPDQPGELSLFLLESYYPLDRDYAMYTSYEEAVAAYTHYFEVDEDVFYG, from the coding sequence ATGATCATTAACATATCTCAGCTATCTGAAGGTGATGTCGTCTATGTTGTCTATCGAAACCCACACGCGCAAAGCGTCGCTACGATTCAGGAAGCGCATATCACCGAACACCCCGATCAACCGGGTGAACTAAGCCTTTTTCTTCTGGAAAGCTATTATCCGCTCGATCGTGATTACGCCATGTATACGAGCTATGAAGAAGCTGTTGCAGCCTATACGCATTATTTTGAAGTAGACGAGGATGTTTTTTATGGTTAA
- a CDS encoding Ger(x)C family spore germination protein — MIKRMMRMSFLIIMLSSLVGCWDAQDIEDISMAIGYGYDLGQSDGDIMTTFQVINTKAKQQASPYINLHEENPSFHGAIRDESLQANVINAKHLESIIIHKDLAEKLAVNKYLSQVVKSNEARRSSLVFISNEPAQQILSSGLDQVIPAQHLKKLNASNYSIKRLPAMTLGQLSARLQGEETFAVPAVRLKDGVQKLGGAYVIEGRSRKVVGYLDDYQVIGLNFLLGNEIDGIVVKGDSDQQVMEIHHTDITPELTFENGHFKADFYVELKARLSEDWATEKDWNAFEEGYLEDVQNEFEKEIKGRMEKTATFLQEDLQADAMDLHKLAKIHHYQEWKKVKDVWDEGIFPHIPIDIKVKITITEFGTKGGF, encoded by the coding sequence GTGATTAAACGAATGATGAGGATGAGTTTTCTTATCATTATGTTAAGTAGCTTAGTGGGATGCTGGGACGCACAAGATATTGAGGATATTTCAATGGCAATAGGTTATGGGTATGACCTTGGGCAATCGGATGGTGATATTATGACGACCTTCCAAGTCATCAATACAAAGGCGAAGCAACAAGCGTCGCCCTATATAAACTTACACGAGGAAAATCCAAGCTTTCATGGGGCGATTAGAGATGAGTCTTTACAAGCCAATGTGATTAATGCGAAACATTTAGAATCGATCATCATTCATAAAGACCTTGCAGAAAAATTAGCAGTCAATAAATATTTGAGTCAAGTCGTTAAAAGTAATGAAGCGAGACGAAGCAGTTTAGTGTTTATTTCGAATGAACCGGCACAGCAAATTCTTTCATCAGGACTAGATCAGGTTATTCCTGCCCAGCATTTAAAAAAATTAAATGCGAGCAATTATTCGATTAAAAGGCTTCCTGCTATGACGCTCGGGCAGTTATCTGCAAGATTGCAAGGTGAAGAAACATTTGCAGTTCCAGCTGTTCGTCTCAAAGACGGTGTCCAAAAGCTAGGGGGTGCTTACGTCATCGAGGGGCGGTCAAGAAAAGTCGTTGGATACCTCGATGATTATCAAGTGATCGGTTTGAATTTTCTACTCGGCAATGAGATTGACGGGATCGTCGTCAAAGGCGATTCTGACCAACAAGTGATGGAAATTCATCATACGGACATCACGCCAGAGCTTACCTTTGAAAATGGACATTTCAAAGCTGATTTTTATGTGGAGCTAAAAGCAAGGCTGTCAGAGGATTGGGCGACAGAAAAAGACTGGAATGCTTTTGAGGAAGGGTATTTAGAAGACGTACAAAACGAGTTTGAAAAGGAAATTAAAGGGAGGATGGAGAAGACCGCCACTTTTCTGCAAGAAGATCTTCAAGCGGATGCGATGGATTTGCATAAGTTGGCAAAAATTCATCATTATCAAGAATGGAAGAAAGTGAAGGATGTCTGGGATGAAGGCATTTTCCCACATATTCCAATCGATATTAAAGTGAAAATTACGATCACAGAATTTGGGACAAAGGGTGGATTTTAA
- the splB gene encoding spore photoproduct lyase, with protein MVKPFMPQLVYIEPRAMEFPLGRQLYEKFDKLGVEIRKTTSHNQVRNIPGDNHQQKYRNAKSTLVIGLRKTLKFDTSKPSAEYAIPLATGCMGHCHYCYLQTTMGSKPYIRTYVNTEEIFAAADQYMEERSPEPTRFEASCTSDIVGIDHLTHTLKKTIEHIGQTKHGLLRFVTKFHHVDHLLDAEHNGRTRFRFSLNDDYVIKFLEPGTSRLDQRIEAAAKVAKAGYPLGFIIAPIYLHDGWREGYETLFKKLAEKLPNEALDNLTFELIQHRFTKPAKRVIQENYPMTKLELDEEKRKYKWGRYGIGKYVYQTEEQEEIKDVFQMYIDRYFPESHIEYFT; from the coding sequence ATGGTTAAGCCCTTTATGCCACAGCTCGTTTATATTGAGCCCCGCGCAATGGAGTTCCCCCTAGGCAGACAGCTCTATGAGAAATTTGACAAGCTAGGCGTTGAAATTCGTAAAACGACGTCACACAATCAAGTACGGAATATTCCTGGAGACAATCACCAGCAAAAATATCGCAATGCTAAATCAACACTCGTCATCGGTCTCCGCAAAACATTAAAGTTTGATACATCAAAGCCGTCAGCCGAATATGCGATTCCTTTAGCGACCGGATGTATGGGACATTGCCATTATTGTTATTTACAAACGACAATGGGAAGCAAGCCTTACATTCGAACGTACGTCAATACGGAAGAGATTTTTGCTGCTGCCGATCAATACATGGAGGAACGCTCTCCGGAGCCGACGCGCTTTGAAGCCTCATGCACGTCTGATATCGTCGGCATCGATCATTTGACGCATACATTGAAAAAAACAATCGAACATATCGGTCAAACAAAGCACGGATTATTACGCTTTGTCACTAAGTTTCATCATGTCGATCATTTACTGGACGCAGAACACAATGGCCGCACACGCTTTCGCTTCAGTTTAAATGATGATTATGTGATTAAGTTTCTTGAACCAGGAACGTCACGGCTTGATCAGAGAATTGAAGCGGCAGCGAAGGTTGCTAAAGCCGGATATCCTCTTGGATTTATTATCGCACCAATCTATTTACACGATGGCTGGCGTGAAGGCTATGAGACACTCTTTAAAAAGTTAGCGGAAAAACTTCCAAACGAAGCTCTGGATAATTTAACTTTTGAACTCATCCAGCACCGTTTTACGAAGCCTGCCAAGCGTGTCATACAAGAAAACTACCCAATGACAAAGCTCGAATTAGATGAGGAAAAAAGAAAATATAAGTGGGGCAGATACGGAATCGGGAAGTATGTTTACCAAACCGAGGAGCAAGAAGAAATAAAAGATGTATTTCAAATGTATATTGACCGTTACTTTCCTGAATCTCATATCGAATACTTTACTTGA
- a CDS encoding ABC-F family ATP-binding cassette domain-containing protein yields MSLLIAQHLYKSFGEKVLLNDVALTIESKERIGLVGVNGTGKSSLLRLLAGLESPDEGTITHANQFSVAFVDQDPVFEEDITVFEYIFRGDAPILKAVKAYEAAVHAMENEPNTQVLQDQLFKAQTQMDELEAWDAQVKAKTILTKLGVRQFSTRVKQLSGGQLKRVALARAFIQPADVLILDEPTNHLDHETVEWLEKYLKSYEGALLMVTHDRYFLDQVAETIFEMDGGDLYRHDGNYATYLEGKAERLALEDEKQKKQANLLKREMAWLNRGARARSTKQKARKDRIEALKSSQGKQQHGRLEIPLLVERLGNDVIDADNISFSYDDRAIVHQFSLSLQRYERLGIVGENGAGKTTLLRLLARDLTPDEGFVSMGTTVRLGFYTQNHPPLPDDLKVIDYVREVAEVIRTVDGEEVTAEQMLERFLFPRSTHRSLIRYLSGGEKKRLYLLNVLLQAPNVLFLDEPTNDLDTETLGVLESYLDAFPGTVVTVTHDRYFLDRVVDHILWAKGDGQWERLMGGYTEWREAQEHWEKTNASEAKPDIKRDKKRKKMSYLDQQEWARIEDDISLLEEEVEQLTSAVAEAGDDAGKAQELYAKQLETEERLTKAYERWEELAQLASDDN; encoded by the coding sequence ATGAGTCTGCTCATTGCACAGCATTTATATAAATCATTTGGAGAAAAAGTGTTGTTAAACGATGTGGCGTTAACCATTGAATCGAAAGAGCGAATTGGCCTCGTTGGTGTGAACGGCACCGGTAAATCTAGTCTGCTTCGCTTGCTCGCCGGCCTAGAATCTCCAGACGAAGGAACGATCACTCATGCCAATCAATTTTCGGTGGCTTTTGTCGATCAAGATCCTGTTTTTGAAGAAGACATCACTGTGTTTGAGTATATCTTCCGTGGCGATGCTCCGATTTTAAAAGCCGTCAAAGCGTATGAAGCAGCCGTTCATGCGATGGAAAATGAGCCGAATACACAGGTGTTACAAGATCAACTCTTCAAAGCACAGACACAGATGGATGAACTTGAGGCTTGGGATGCACAAGTGAAGGCCAAAACCATTTTGACGAAGCTTGGTGTTCGACAATTTTCTACTCGTGTAAAACAATTGTCAGGCGGGCAGTTAAAAAGAGTCGCCCTTGCCCGGGCATTTATACAGCCGGCAGATGTGCTCATTTTAGATGAGCCAACAAACCATTTAGATCATGAAACGGTGGAATGGCTTGAGAAATATTTAAAATCGTATGAAGGCGCTTTGCTCATGGTCACGCACGATCGCTATTTTCTTGATCAAGTTGCTGAAACCATTTTCGAAATGGATGGTGGCGATCTCTATAGACACGATGGAAATTATGCGACTTATTTGGAAGGCAAGGCCGAGCGGCTCGCCCTTGAAGACGAGAAGCAGAAGAAACAAGCGAATTTGTTAAAACGAGAAATGGCATGGTTAAACAGGGGCGCAAGAGCGCGCTCGACGAAACAAAAGGCGCGAAAAGATCGTATCGAAGCGCTAAAAAGTAGTCAAGGGAAACAACAACACGGACGCCTAGAAATCCCCTTGCTCGTAGAACGGCTCGGTAATGACGTCATCGATGCAGACAACATCTCTTTTTCATATGATGACCGTGCTATTGTTCATCAATTTAGTCTGTCGCTCCAGAGGTATGAACGTTTAGGAATCGTCGGAGAAAATGGCGCAGGAAAAACGACGCTGCTCCGTTTACTGGCTAGAGATCTTACGCCCGATGAAGGCTTCGTTTCAATGGGGACGACGGTACGCCTAGGCTTTTACACACAAAATCACCCACCTCTACCAGATGATCTGAAGGTGATTGATTATGTGCGGGAGGTTGCTGAAGTGATCCGCACGGTTGACGGCGAGGAAGTCACGGCTGAACAGATGCTCGAGCGTTTTTTATTCCCACGTTCGACCCACCGTTCATTGATCCGATATTTATCCGGTGGCGAGAAAAAACGGCTCTATTTATTGAATGTTTTGCTCCAGGCACCGAATGTCCTGTTTTTAGATGAGCCGACAAATGACCTTGATACAGAAACTCTCGGTGTGCTGGAGAGCTATCTCGATGCATTTCCTGGTACCGTCGTGACCGTGACGCACGATCGCTATTTTCTCGATCGCGTTGTCGATCACATCCTGTGGGCAAAAGGTGATGGGCAGTGGGAGCGGTTGATGGGTGGTTATACAGAATGGCGCGAAGCGCAGGAGCATTGGGAGAAGACAAACGCTTCGGAAGCGAAACCTGACATAAAGCGGGACAAAAAACGAAAGAAAATGTCCTATTTAGACCAGCAGGAATGGGCACGAATTGAGGACGATATTTCCTTATTGGAAGAAGAGGTCGAGCAGCTGACGAGCGCTGTCGCTGAAGCAGGCGATGACGCTGGAAAAGCACAGGAATTGTACGCCAAACAACTTGAAACAGAAGAGCGCTTAACGAAAGCGTATGAGCGATGGGAAGAACTGGCTCAGCTTGCTAGCGACGATAACTGA
- a CDS encoding disulfide oxidoreductase, with product MSTERFNPLLLYVAWVVALIATLGSLYFSEIKEFVPCEYCWYQRILMYPLAIILGIAAYVGDWHIKRYALPFSMIGMGVSSYHYATQKVPGFGPLTPCTGGVPCNIQYIHWFGFVTIPFLAFIAFTLITILLFVMRTKK from the coding sequence ATGTCAACAGAACGTTTCAATCCTTTGTTGCTATATGTTGCTTGGGTTGTTGCTCTGATCGCTACACTCGGCAGCCTCTACTTTAGCGAAATTAAAGAGTTTGTTCCGTGTGAATATTGTTGGTATCAACGGATATTAATGTATCCATTAGCGATTATATTAGGAATTGCCGCATATGTAGGGGATTGGCATATTAAAAGGTACGCTCTGCCTTTCTCAATGATAGGTATGGGCGTGTCCAGCTACCATTATGCTACGCAAAAAGTGCCAGGGTTTGGACCATTGACACCATGTACTGGTGGCGTCCCTTGTAATATTCAATACATTCATTGGTTCGGCTTTGTGACGATTCCGTTTCTCGCGTTCATTGCTTTTACACTCATTACGATATTACTGTTTGTGATGCGAACAAAAAAATAA
- a CDS encoding acetylxylan esterase: protein MKEFVKQKATFETYIPEQTKPDDFDLFWDKALHSSAQVSLNVTRNKIAYPLANALVEKVVYHGEDTTPIHADWIRPKTSDRVPCLIHFHGYGGDKGSVTQYAHWVLEGYGVLSVDVRGHGESGDAAFYPHGTGGSWVTQGILSPENYYYRHVFLDGVRAIDVVRQFEEVDEKRIGLIGGSMGGGIVLGVAALDQRPSVVVSDVPNLCDVPLAIHQKMEGSLQIVERFMARNPEHVEQVFQTLAYVDHVNLSERITAPIRMSAAMRDFVCPPQPIFGVYNRVTSEKELKVFPYSGHDAPGSVTHIAETIAFIKEWL from the coding sequence ATGAAAGAGTTTGTTAAGCAGAAAGCAACATTTGAAACGTATATCCCTGAGCAAACAAAGCCGGACGATTTTGATCTGTTTTGGGACAAGGCACTCCATTCTTCAGCACAAGTGTCTTTAAATGTGACCCGTAATAAAATAGCGTATCCACTAGCGAATGCTCTCGTTGAAAAAGTTGTGTATCACGGTGAGGATACGACACCAATTCATGCCGATTGGATTCGTCCGAAAACGTCAGACCGTGTACCGTGCCTTATTCATTTTCATGGGTATGGTGGTGACAAAGGCTCGGTCACGCAATACGCGCATTGGGTGCTTGAAGGGTACGGTGTACTCTCGGTTGACGTGCGGGGGCATGGGGAAAGTGGTGATGCCGCTTTTTATCCACACGGAACAGGGGGAAGCTGGGTGACGCAAGGGATTTTATCGCCTGAGAATTATTACTATCGCCACGTTTTTTTAGACGGCGTGCGTGCGATTGACGTCGTCCGTCAGTTTGAGGAGGTCGATGAGAAGCGGATCGGTTTAATTGGTGGAAGTATGGGCGGCGGCATTGTTCTTGGGGTGGCGGCGCTTGATCAACGTCCGTCCGTTGTTGTGTCCGATGTGCCGAATCTTTGTGACGTACCTTTAGCCATTCATCAAAAAATGGAAGGTTCTCTTCAGATTGTTGAGCGCTTTATGGCGCGAAACCCCGAACACGTCGAACAGGTTTTTCAAACATTGGCTTATGTCGATCATGTCAACCTGTCAGAGCGAATAACGGCGCCGATTCGGATGTCAGCTGCCATGCGTGACTTTGTTTGTCCACCGCAGCCGATATTTGGCGTTTATAATCGTGTTACGAGTGAGAAGGAGCTAAAGGTGTTCCCTTATTCGGGTCATGACGCTCCGGGGTCAGTCACTCATATTGCTGAAACGATTGCATTTATTAAGGAATGGTTGTAG
- a CDS encoding spore germination protein codes for MDSQQSPEPVFSQEIDTNIAVFQEYIDDNADIMIRHFSIQGHQKAAVLYLNGLADSKEVDRTVLQRMMAISEPVSHDNIRDHVNVTSLEAAQSKKAAVRALFKGVTLLFVDGITDVFLVHLDKRIERSVEEPMTEMVVRGPRIGFLESLKANTTILRQRANDPRLVVEESTVGVRNQKKVAIVYYKELANPSIVKEAQARLDKIDIDDVSDAGMLEQFVEDDWRSPFPQIQNTERPDRVIAGLLDGRVAYLLDGSPYALIVPSTFHDFLKTPDDYFSRWLPGSLLRVLRYVAVLFTLFLPALYISLVSFHTGLLPTGLAISIAISREEVPFPAFVEALIMEVTIELLREAGLRLPRPIGQTIGLVGGVIIGQAAVEAKIVSPIMIIIVAITAIASFTVPKYEIGVSFRILRFIAMIAASVLGIYGVFLFIVCMVIHLMKLNSFGVHYYTPVVPMTKSEWKDLLIRLPIQFQKNRSRIFRPLDDRRQR; via the coding sequence ATGGACAGCCAACAGTCGCCAGAACCTGTGTTTTCACAAGAGATTGATACGAACATCGCAGTGTTTCAAGAGTATATTGACGATAATGCGGATATAATGATACGTCATTTTAGTATTCAAGGGCACCAGAAGGCAGCAGTACTCTATTTAAATGGGCTTGCGGACAGCAAAGAGGTTGATCGCACTGTGTTACAACGGATGATGGCGATTAGTGAGCCAGTTAGCCATGACAACATTCGCGACCATGTCAATGTGACGAGTCTCGAAGCTGCACAATCGAAGAAGGCAGCGGTGCGAGCATTATTTAAAGGAGTCACACTTTTATTTGTAGACGGTATCACCGATGTCTTTCTTGTCCACCTTGACAAGCGAATCGAACGGTCAGTTGAAGAGCCGATGACAGAAATGGTTGTGCGTGGTCCTCGAATCGGCTTTTTAGAATCTCTTAAAGCAAACACAACGATTTTAAGACAGCGTGCCAATGATCCGCGTTTAGTCGTTGAAGAGAGTACGGTTGGCGTGCGCAATCAAAAAAAGGTCGCCATTGTTTATTACAAAGAACTAGCGAATCCGTCCATTGTCAAGGAAGCTCAGGCACGATTAGACAAAATCGACATCGATGATGTGAGCGATGCAGGGATGCTTGAGCAGTTTGTCGAGGATGATTGGCGTTCGCCTTTTCCCCAAATCCAAAATACAGAGCGACCGGATCGCGTGATCGCTGGACTGTTGGATGGGCGTGTGGCGTATTTATTAGATGGCTCACCATACGCATTAATTGTCCCTTCTACATTTCACGATTTTTTAAAAACCCCTGATGATTATTTCTCTCGTTGGTTACCGGGTTCTTTGCTGAGAGTTCTGAGATATGTGGCTGTATTGTTTACGCTTTTTTTACCGGCATTATATATTTCGTTAGTGTCATTTCATACAGGACTCTTGCCCACGGGACTGGCGATTTCAATCGCAATATCCAGGGAGGAAGTGCCTTTTCCAGCTTTTGTCGAGGCATTAATTATGGAGGTCACCATCGAGCTTTTGCGCGAAGCAGGGCTCCGTTTGCCCCGCCCTATTGGTCAAACGATTGGCCTCGTTGGTGGGGTCATCATTGGACAGGCAGCCGTTGAGGCGAAAATAGTCAGTCCGATTATGATTATTATCGTTGCCATCACCGCCATTGCTTCGTTTACAGTGCCTAAATACGAAATCGGTGTGTCGTTTCGAATTCTCCGCTTTATTGCAATGATTGCGGCCAGCGTGCTCGGCATTTATGGCGTCTTTTTATTTATCGTTTGCATGGTGATTCATTTGATGAAGCTAAACAGCTTCGGTGTCCATTACTATACCCCTGTCGTCCCTATGACCAAAAGTGAGTGGAAGGATTTACTAATCCGTCTACCCATTCAATTTCAAAAGAATCGCAGCCGGATTTTTCGCCCGTTAGATGATCGACGCCAGCGTTAA
- a CDS encoding DsbA family protein, which produces MKNKYLVLMTVIIAAVAIGFIVVANNMSSGGDIAKTFDAPPSIEGQPVLGDSEAPVTVVEFADYKCPSCKAWDQSIFPLLKEEYIDTGKVKFIHINTPFHGEESVLASLASEAVWQQNQDAFWPYHKEIYRNQPQTQQHDQPWVTEDALLQMAASLEVGIDVDQLQEDMTNATYKEQVAIDQAVLEQFNVTKTPTIMVNEHQLNNPFEYEHLVKLIEMEE; this is translated from the coding sequence ATGAAAAATAAGTATCTTGTTTTAATGACGGTCATCATTGCCGCTGTAGCGATCGGTTTTATCGTTGTCGCTAATAATATGTCCAGCGGTGGGGATATAGCGAAGACGTTTGATGCGCCTCCTTCAATTGAAGGTCAGCCCGTATTAGGTGATTCCGAAGCACCGGTGACAGTCGTCGAATTTGCTGATTATAAGTGCCCTTCATGTAAGGCTTGGGATCAATCGATTTTTCCTTTATTAAAAGAAGAGTATATTGATACAGGAAAAGTGAAGTTTATTCATATTAATACGCCTTTTCACGGTGAGGAATCCGTACTAGCTTCGCTTGCCAGTGAGGCGGTATGGCAGCAAAATCAAGACGCCTTTTGGCCTTACCATAAGGAAATTTACCGCAATCAGCCACAAACGCAGCAGCACGATCAACCTTGGGTGACAGAAGACGCTCTTTTACAGATGGCAGCTTCGTTAGAGGTCGGAATTGACGTAGATCAGCTTCAAGAGGATATGACAAATGCGACGTATAAAGAGCAAGTCGCGATTGATCAAGCTGTGCTTGAGCAATTTAATGTCACTAAAACCCCAACCATCATGGTCAATGAGCATCAGCTAAACAATCCTTTTGAATATGAGCATCTCGTCAAGCTAATCGAGATGGAGGAGTAA
- a CDS encoding GerAB/ArcD/ProY family transporter produces MNSKLTINSTLSFAQSVAVIASTLLALGLITLPRGITEEIQSADGWIVFILAVPLALVFNFIIGKLSAAFPKQTLYEYSPSIIGKMGTRLLALGYIIYFTPLLGLEIRAVGELIHYFLLDETPFFVILVTFAFISSHLALSGLQVMSRVYLLFFVLTICVLLMIIALSFSIFDVTNLMPVLREGPWPVVKALPSTGLYFLGIEMLLFISGNMETKQISLVGVLSILIAAFLYILIYIVVIGGIGMAETEHLTWPTISLVQSYEIEGLFFERFEIFFIFIWLMQIFTFTASLFYMILHSVAQVFSSTKRKAILFVFPLSLVIAYYPQNINQLFEYLGLSGMGYYYGAFVVPIVLLLVHKIRRRVRRD; encoded by the coding sequence TTGAATTCTAAGCTGACTATCAATAGTACATTGTCTTTTGCTCAATCCGTGGCTGTCATCGCCTCCACTTTGTTGGCTTTGGGGTTGATTACCCTCCCAAGGGGCATTACAGAGGAAATTCAATCTGCAGATGGTTGGATTGTCTTTATCCTGGCCGTTCCTTTAGCGTTGGTGTTTAACTTCATTATTGGCAAGCTATCAGCAGCGTTTCCAAAGCAAACGCTGTATGAGTATAGTCCAAGCATTATTGGGAAGATGGGTACTCGTCTCTTAGCGCTCGGATATATCATATACTTTACTCCGCTTCTAGGACTTGAAATTCGAGCTGTAGGAGAGCTAATTCATTATTTCTTGCTTGACGAGACGCCTTTCTTTGTCATTCTAGTGACGTTTGCTTTCATTTCGAGCCATTTGGCGTTAAGTGGCCTTCAGGTCATGAGTCGTGTGTACCTACTGTTTTTCGTTCTGACCATTTGTGTACTTTTAATGATCATTGCTTTAAGTTTTAGCATTTTTGATGTGACGAATTTAATGCCGGTTTTAAGGGAAGGCCCGTGGCCAGTTGTTAAAGCTTTACCTAGTACAGGTTTGTATTTTTTAGGGATTGAAATGTTGCTTTTTATATCAGGGAATATGGAGACGAAACAAATAAGCTTAGTTGGGGTTCTTTCTATTTTAATTGCCGCGTTTCTTTACATCCTAATCTATATTGTCGTTATTGGCGGGATCGGGATGGCAGAGACCGAGCATTTGACATGGCCGACGATTTCGCTCGTTCAATCTTATGAGATCGAAGGTTTGTTCTTTGAGCGGTTTGAAATCTTCTTTATCTTCATTTGGCTCATGCAAATTTTTACGTTTACCGCATCTCTCTTTTATATGATTTTACACTCTGTGGCCCAAGTATTCTCATCAACGAAGCGCAAGGCCATTTTGTTCGTCTTCCCGTTGAGTCTTGTCATCGCCTATTACCCGCAGAATATCAATCAATTATTTGAGTATTTGGGATTAAGCGGGATGGGCTATTACTATGGTGCTTTTGTTGTTCCAATCGTGCTTCTCCTGGTCCATAAGATAAGAAGGAGGGTTCGACGTGATTAA